Part of the Harpia harpyja isolate bHarHar1 chromosome 16, bHarHar1 primary haplotype, whole genome shotgun sequence genome, ccggtaGCGGTCCGGGCTGGAAGACCGTTGCGCACGGGGGAGCCGGCGTTCGCCTTACAGCCGGGCGAAGCGGGCCCCGCCTGAACATCCTTTCTGTTCTGCCGCAGAAAGCTCGGTGTACCGAGCTGTTTTCGTTAAGAAGAGTCCTGTAACAGCTTGAACGACCACAGCGGGGTAACTTTTCCGCAGACGGGCCTTGCTGCACCCCCAGCAGGTGCCCACTCAGCGCTGCACAGCTCAGGGCTCCCGGCGTCTGAAGGGACGTACGGCTACCTGTACTATTCTCTCTTTTCCGTTAGCTCTAATCAGTAGCGATTTAAATGGTGCTTAACGGAGTCCGAGTGCCGGCCTTGGTGAGATCATCACAGGCCAGCAACTGCTGGTGCAAAACACCGCCCCACCCTGCCATAACAGCCCGGGGGGGCGGGAAGAGAGCACCCCGGTCTGCGTGGAGGATGTGGGAGTTGGATGTGTGTGGCAAAGGTCAATGCTCGCTGACCTTTttacaaaaaacccctgtaaATTATAACAAGCCATTTAGGAACTGAAATTGTAGAACATCCTCTAGGTCATCCACATCCTGATGCTTCAAGGTTTAATtctagagtggtttgggttggtttttttttatttaaagaggagaaaaggagtaGTACTTCCCCTTCCTGCCCGCTTCTGTTCACACATAGACACGTGTACTTCCCACCATAAAGGCATCCCTGTATTCCAGACAGGGATGGGGTTGGACAGGGAACGTCGCTGTTTCCTGCAGGCCAGCCACCCCTTTCGCCTAAGGTCAGCAAACATCTGTAGCCTCAGTGTGGGAATCTGGGTAGTGTTACTGTCAAATGACTAATACAAACTCATCTGCTAGGTGGAATGAATTATTTGTCCAAGACACTTGAGCATAATGCCATTTCTGAGACATCAAGGAACTTCATCGCTGTTGAGAATGCCGtgtaaaaaaaaagcacaacactTGAGAAAAGTCAGAAACGTAATGAAGGATTTCTCTTAAGTTTCTGCTACTACCAGttaagggtttgggtttttgacACTTTCTGTCTAGAACTTAAATGTTTCCTGTTTGCTTTGTAGTGGTACATCCCTTGCAATTCTATTAAACAATGAGCAAGTATGTTTTATACTTTCTAGTTTGAATGTGACTGAGCAGTACTCATTATATACAGACAATATCAAATACAGTACTTGTTGATTAGTACTTATAGCTAGCTTTTATTACATACAGAACAGTGTAACAGGTTCCTTTTAGCCTTGGTAGTGTTGGCATAAATTGTGTAATGGAAAGGAGGGGCAGATCACACTACGTCCATTGGCCAGGTGTCAGTGTGAAGGTCAGGATGAAAGCTATCTGAGCTTTTAAGGTACATGATAAGACATTTATAGGTTACGGCAATATCTTATTATATCGGCTGGTATAGATTTTTTAGAAAGTAAacacttcaggggaaaaaaaccccttatttagATCTAAAACAGAAGCAATAAACTTCCAGCTGGAGTAGAACTAGAGAacaattttctgaatttctttaggTGTGAATGAGACAAtctgagagaaaagaaagttaataCCTGTGAAATAGAGGTAATATCAGTAGGAAAGTAAGAGAAGTGATAATTATCTCTTGGTGGTGgggaaaaagaatagaaaaacgGGTAATTGCTAATCTCTAAAACATGGAAAAGAGAGGTGGAAGTGAAATTGTAAAGTGTCACAAAAAAGTCTAAAATTACCTGGAATCCACTAACATTGCCTGTGTCCTTAAGCCCATTTGCTCTTCTGACACCATCATGACAAGTGTTGGCTGTGGCCTTTCCTGATGGCCTTATTTCTGCTGTGTACTCTCACTGCTTATATGGCATAGAGTGCTTTCATTCGGGTTGCCAGGAGAGATACATGTCATTACTGCAGTATTTTGCAATGAGAGGAATTACTTATCTGAGTGGGAAGGCTGTATCTAGCATTCCCTCTGTTgcacatttttctgctgaaattctGTTGATGGACATCTGAAATTAGTAGTTTTTAGAGCTGTACTGAATCACAGTCTTTCTGCAGTAGTACAGTAGTATAGCTTTAATGGCAGTGGTGGACTGCATATCAACACAGTCCAGACTCTTGGAAGCATGAAATATTTCTgagctatcaaaaaaaaaaaaaaaggaaaaagaaaaaaagagagaaaacaaaaaaacaacaaagggaATTGCTAAGTATGCTATTAGCAATACACTATAACTCACTATCGAGTGGAATATATAACCACTGggcaatttttaaatttctgtgaatTGAAAATACAAAAGTTCATAACCCAGTATCCTACACTGTAGAAAACACAATACAGGTGAGTAGTTCTATTGCTATTATATTTAAGACTTAACATTTTTCAACTTGCTGGATCTAAAAAGAAACTCCCTTTGCTATAATAACCCCTTCACATATAAAAATAAGTTATCCAAACCACTTAGTCAAGAAAATATTCGATAAATTGCCAGTGTTGTTGTTTTAGAACAACTAATTACTTCTGTAACATTAAGGTTATATGAGCTCTTTTTACCATGAGACAGCTTTCATGAGAATAAGTTGTCCAGACAGATATATCtaccatgctttatttttttatgaagtaCTGTAAATGTCCCATACCACTTGAGATCTTTATTATGAAAGCCACACTTAAATATACACAAAAGATCTTAAATATAACTGTTGAGATACagttcaagggttttttttccctgtcaaatATCTGATGCAGAAGAATAATACaggttttaataaataaaacagtatatTATGATATGATGAAGATATCTAAGAAAGTTATTAATTgctgtatatatataaacatcAGCATCTTTGTACCCTTCCTTGGGTATTTGAATGACAGTGGGTTGATCCTTTTTTACTCACTTGTAAACAGacttatttcttctgtttgtaaacagactttttaaaaacagtatgcAACTACTTAATGGAAATAAGCTAATCTACATGAGGAAGAGCTACAGTATCATCATTTTATTTTAGATGTTAAGTTAGCAGACATCCTCTGcccatataaaaaaacccctttcattaTATATTGATCTGAATTCCATGCAAATAGTTAACACACTGCATGTCGTTAATAGCATATTCCTATTTACTTCTttattaaagatgaaaaatgagCTGTAGTATggatttcttatttatttcaggTAAATAAGATACCATGTTCTTCTGCAAGAGCATTTATAGCTAAAGATGTAATTATTAAAAGAACAAGTTTTCATATGTTAAGATAGAGAAAATGTTCATTCATGAGTATTTACAATCACCCATGTTTAAAAGCATTGCTAAATTCTGTTTGCTTCGTTTTACATTTCTATCAAGAAGTGTACATTCTTCCCCTTAAACTTCTGCTTCTAGACATTTTACTGTTGCCTCAGGCTTGGTTTTAGACTCTTCTACcttttttccattattctttgtttccttctcagGTGTTTTGTCATTTGACTTAGCCTCTTTGAGAGCAGTAGTTTCAACCATTTCTTTTTGCTGATTCTTGTTTGAAAATGGGAAGGTTTGCTTGTacctttaaatagaaaaaaggatAGTAAAGCAGGAACACTGACATAGTTTGGGCAGTATCACTCAAGAAATAAAGTGAAGAATATCTAGAATTAACTTTCTTTGCCATACTCAGGCAAAACTCCCACAGAGAATAGTGGCATACTAGATCATTGTACTTTTTCAAGCAgtgtgctttttaaagaaatatttttgtcttttttttttttaaaaacagacaatgTATATTCAGGATTCGTGGTACATAATGATAAAGCTATCTGGTCTAGGATGTGAGAAATGCACACAACTTTTTGATATGATTTAATGATGCACTGTGTTGAAGTTCTTTACGCACGACAAATGAGctcaacaattattttttttctcaacacaATCATAGTCCAAGAATAAAACCTTTTACCTTGAGTCTGACatagaaagaaacaagaataaaactGCATAAACAGGCTTATATACAAACAGATGCACACTTCAGTGTTGCTATTTTGGCACACTTGGAAATGTTTCATGCTAGGCATGACTGACTAATCAAAAATAGGCAATACTTGTCTTTGGTTCCTTTTCTAAAGCAGGGAatggcaacagcaacaacaatctTTATCTGCATAACAACAGGGTTtaagattttgttctttgtgcTACACTGTtatgtcattatcattatttctCTGCTCTTCAGCTATATATTGAAAATATTCACTGGTTGTACTCTAGGAGTTAACTCAGTCcaagagtaaaaaaaagaaaaaaacttacttTTTGATATAGCAGACTGCTAGAACAACTGAAATAATGAAGAAGATGACTGCCAGTACAAGAAGTGCAGTGGGGATGCCTAGAGATAAAAGTGTGGAGGTAAGCATAGAGTTTTTATATGTACTTAATTCTGGCTTTCTAAAGGCTCATGAGCATAAATCCAGATTCTTCTAAAAACAGGCTAGTGTAGGAGGTACATACACATCAACTCAGGAGTAGGGGTATTAGGAAATCTCAAAAGGTTAGTTACTCCTGTTCATTTTTTCAAGAGAGACTAAAACACGTATTTAGGCAAtccctgacagatgtttgtctaatcTGCTCATTGGAGGGTTTTTAGAACCTGCCTAGAGAACACATTTTTGTGATTAACTATCCTTACAGAATGCTTTTCCTCATATTTATTCTATTTCTCAGTTGCTGTATATTAGGATTACTTATTCAGACCTCATATCTTGAGAGCACCTCCATATTTGGAGAACAACAATTCTCCTTAAAACTTTCTtggcttcttttgtttttaagagccTGCAGAGTTTTCCATTACTCTGAGCACATGGTGTTTGCTAAGActttctcagaaatgtatttACCCCAAATCACATTAACCAGAATGAACTTCCACtatttcctattaaaatattatcaaaaagttataaaataagatcttactttaaaattatttaaagatcCTCGGCCTTACaagctttgcttttgcaaaactaTAACACTCCTATTCTGCCTCCGGGTTCAGCTATATCGAAATGGATGCTGGAGTAGCAAACAAAAATAGCAGTAAACAGTTTTACTGCTAACATCTACGTAACTAGCTCTTCTGATTAAATAGCTACCATATATGACCTTTACCTCCAAATACAATGGCATCATTCTTAAAAGCAGCATGGGAAGTGTAGTTAGGAGAATCAATCGGTGAGTGTTCCTCTGGCATTTTTGTAGTAGTCCCCTCTGTTGGCAATATAGTTTCAGTTATACATATTACGCGGAATTTTATGTTTTTCAGGGATTGTTCTGACTCAGTCACATGGGGCGCTGCTGTGATGTTCTCAATTAAATCAGAGCCTGAATATGCAGTTAAGTCCGTTGGTGTACTTGATGAAGGTAGTATGGTTGTAGTTGGATCTGGTTTACATGAATTAATCTGAAcatctgcagcagggaaaggaaataCGTAAGAGTTGTTTTGGATGTTAGTTTTGTACTTAGTGTATACACATGTTTATTGAAATTGTTCCTCAGTCATTCCCTTCTGGAAATTACTATTTGTTTATTCACAAAAGCGTTACCCAAATCAGGCATGCCTATTTCAAACATGTGTCTACCACCCAGATTATGCACCTTTTATCATTACTCACACAGTTAAACACTTTTTTGAGGAAGTGTGGCACTCATTTTATAATTGCATACCAATGACAAGATTCTTCCTGAAAAGTACTTAGAATAATAATGCATATAAAACCCAATAATATGACCTCCTGCAGAGCA contains:
- the LYVE1 gene encoding lymphatic vessel endothelial hyaluronic acid receptor 1, with the protein product MATYFGVTSAVFFVWVMTFMAQNYFITGSILSPCRITGVGIYLEEKVNFSEASNACNQLNLQLASKDQVEKALKHGFETCSYGWVKDGLVVIPRITSNKKCGKGNVGLVPWHAEPFKTFKVYCFNSSDVQINSCKPDPTTTILPSSSTPTDLTAYSGSDLIENITAAPHVTESEQSLKNIKFRVICITETILPTEGTTTKMPEEHSPIDSPNYTSHAAFKNDAIVFGGIPTALLVLAVIFFIISVVLAVCYIKKYKQTFPFSNKNQQKEMVETTALKEAKSNDKTPEKETKNNGKKVEESKTKPEATVKCLEAEV